Proteins from a genomic interval of Anolis sagrei isolate rAnoSag1 chromosome 1, rAnoSag1.mat, whole genome shotgun sequence:
- the LOC137095950 gene encoding olfactomedin-like — translation MNTILSYLLLVASPVIVDGGHIAKVVGVRDASGQCICTMHLANVVFPAPKVEQLESDFYNLTNQLQEQLNEIYNGRNNMSIITTNLTDLAARIKYAKTYGTHIDLNFDKVINDLQSVISVAHDISKNATTDSTKKMIDNLIDQINKINTAVTTMEGHDKNNIVTIQREINTLQKKLQECEEAIASGAGLANVSMAPPVGDCNHGGILKVSDPVLVKLNWKGSDFKAGSWGKDFAVGTKLPHHYWVFPLNKDERTLENYRLYSSYKKLLIYSPVREYSLNIRNNPNCEDCGQGAGVIFFNGSFYYNCFDSRALCKADPFSMRISRENIKDQDPASFNNWFSYKGVKYQDIDLAGDEKGLWMVHGSTLSNGKLVIKKVDPDTLEVGVPWITSQSKDALSNSFMICGVLYATKRKNSTHDQINYMYDTNTGRESNINIFIEKPLPTVQSLNYNPNDRKLYMYNDGYLVSYNVTFARSKVMGDVAANEQQQVSGAEEEHSLVKRGSQSPTSQDHPSSDSIGNQQEYQEETPVTVTVAKRETMKEDGHIVASQ, via the exons ATGAACACAATTCTGTCATATCTGCTCTTGGTGGCTTCTCCA GTCATTGTTGATGGTGGTCATATTGCGAAAGTAGTAGGAGTGAGAGATGCAAGTGGCCAATGTATTTGTACTATGCATCTGGCCAATGTCGTCTTTCCTGCACCAAAGGTGGAACAACTGGAGAGTGACTTCTACAACCTGACTAATCAATTGCAGGAACAACTGAATGAG ATTTATAATGGCAGAAATAATATGTCTATTATAACAACCAACTTAACTGACCTGGCGGCACGCATAAAATATGCAAAGACGTATGGCACTCACATTGATCTGAACTTCGACAAGGTTATCAATGACCTCCAATCAGTGATATCAGTGGCACATGATATAAGCAAGAATGCAACCACAGATAGCACAAAGAAAATGATTGACAACTTGATTGATCAG ATTAATAAAATCAACACTGCAGTAACAACCATGGAAGGTCACGACAAGAACAATATAGTCACAATACAACGTGAGATCAATACTCTGCAGAAAAAGCTACAAGAATGTGAGGAAGCAATCGCCAGTGGTGCTGGTCTTGCAAATGTGTCAATGGCACCACCAGTTG GAGACTGCAACCATGGTGGGATACTGAAGGTCAGTGATCCTGTATTAGTGAAGCTCAACTGGAAAGGTTCAGATTTCAAAGCTGGATCCTGGGGAAAGGATTTTGCTGTTGGGACCAAATTACCACATCATTATTGGGTTTTCCCACTGAACAAAGATGAACGTACTTTGGAGAATTATCGTCTGTACTCTTCATATAAGAAATTATTAATTTATTCTCCTGTCCGGGAGTATAGCCTTAACATTAGGAACAATCCAAACTGTGAAGATTGTGGGCAAGGTGCCGGGGTGATCTTCTTCAATGGTTCCTTTTATTACAACTGCTTTGACAGCAGGGCCTTGTGCAAGGCTGATCCATTCAGCATGCGGATTTCACGTGAGAATATAAAAGACCAGGATCCTGCTTCTTTCAATAACTGGTTTTCTTATAAGGGAGTCAAATATCAGGACATAGACTTGGCTGGGGATGAAAAGGGCTTGTGGATGGTTCATGGCTCAACACTGTCCAATGGGAAATTGGTGATTAAGAAAGTAGACCCTGACACCTTGGAGGTGGGAGTACCTTGGATAACTTCGCAGAGTAAAGATGCGCTCAGTAATAGCTTTATGATCTGTGGTGTGCTGTATGCTACCAAGAGAAAGAATTCAACTCATGACCAGATAAATTACATGTACGACACCAACACAGGCAGGGAAAGCAACATCAACATCTTTATAGAGAAACCACTTCCTACAGTGCAGAGTTTGAATTACAATCCCAATGATCGGAAGCTCTACATGTACAATGATGGCTATCTAGTTTCTTACAATGTCACCTTTGCCAGAAGTAAGGTAATGGGAGATGTAGctgcaaatgaacaacaacaggtttCTGGTGCTGAAGAAGAGCACAGTCTGGTAAAAAGGGGATCACAGTCTCCTACAAGCCAGGATCATCCCAGTTCAGATAGTATTGGTAACCAGCAGGAATACCAAGAGGAAACCCCTGTCACTGTTACGGTTGCAAAGCGGGAAACCATGAAAGAAGATGGCCATATTGTTGCTAGTCAGTGA